A single region of the Pseudomonas sp. GGS8 genome encodes:
- a CDS encoding GAF domain-containing protein: MIDLQKSGQGLEGYGMLWAQLESLLADERDFIANAAQFSAFVFNQLDDLNWAGFYLNRNEELVLGPFQGQIACVRIPFGRGVCGAAAATLQTQRVEDVHAFPGHIACDSASNSELVVPLVKDGRLIGVLDLDSPKLARFTADDQAGIEQLAAIFLRLTDC; this comes from the coding sequence ATGATCGATTTACAAAAGAGCGGCCAGGGCCTTGAGGGCTACGGCATGCTGTGGGCACAGCTGGAGTCGTTGCTGGCGGACGAGCGTGATTTTATCGCCAACGCCGCGCAATTTTCCGCGTTTGTGTTCAACCAGCTCGATGACCTGAACTGGGCCGGTTTCTACCTTAATCGCAACGAAGAACTGGTGCTTGGCCCGTTTCAGGGGCAGATCGCCTGCGTACGGATTCCATTCGGTCGCGGTGTGTGCGGGGCTGCCGCTGCCACCTTGCAGACCCAGCGGGTCGAAGACGTACACGCATTCCCCGGCCACATCGCGTGCGACAGTGCATCGAACAGTGAACTCGTCGTGCCGTTGGTCAAGGATGGTCGACTGATCGGCGTGCTGGACCTCGACAGCCCGAAGCTGGCGCGTTTTACCGCTGATGATCAGGCCGGTATCGAGCAACTGGCGGCAATTTTCCTGCGTCTGACCGACTGCTGA
- a CDS encoding pyridoxal phosphate-dependent aminotransferase — MQVSKSNKLANVCYDIRGPVLKHAKRLEEEGHRILKLNIGNPAPFGFEAPDEILQDVIRNLPTAQGYSDSKGLFSARKAVMQYYQQKQVEGVGIEDIYLGNGVSELIVMSMQALLNNGDEVLVPAPDYPLWTAAVSLAGGNPVHYLCDEQANWWPDLADIKAKITPNTKALVIINPNNPTGSVYSKEVLLGMLELARQHNLVVFSDEIYDKILYDDAVHICSASLAPDLLCLTFNGLSKSYRVAGFRSGWVAISGPKHHAQSYIEGIDILANMRLCANVPSQHAIQTALGGYQSINDLVLPQGRLLEQRNRTWELLNDIPGVSCVKPMGALYAFPRIDPKVCPIHNDEKFVLDLLLSEKLLVVQGTAFNWPWPDHFRVVTLPRVDDLDQAIGRIGNFLKSYRQ, encoded by the coding sequence ATGCAGGTCAGCAAATCGAACAAGCTCGCCAACGTCTGCTATGACATTCGCGGCCCAGTGCTCAAGCACGCCAAACGACTGGAGGAGGAAGGTCATCGTATCCTCAAGCTGAACATCGGCAACCCGGCGCCCTTTGGTTTCGAAGCGCCGGATGAAATCCTTCAGGACGTGATCCGCAACCTGCCGACCGCCCAGGGCTACAGCGACTCCAAGGGCCTGTTCAGCGCCCGTAAAGCCGTGATGCAGTACTACCAGCAAAAGCAGGTAGAAGGCGTCGGCATTGAAGACATCTACCTGGGCAACGGCGTTTCCGAGCTGATCGTGATGTCGATGCAGGCCCTGCTCAACAACGGCGACGAAGTGCTGGTGCCGGCCCCCGACTATCCCCTGTGGACCGCCGCAGTGAGCCTGGCGGGCGGTAACCCGGTGCATTACCTGTGCGATGAGCAGGCCAACTGGTGGCCGGACCTGGCCGACATCAAGGCCAAGATCACCCCGAACACCAAGGCTCTGGTGATCATCAACCCGAACAACCCCACCGGTTCGGTGTATTCGAAAGAAGTCCTGCTGGGCATGCTGGAACTCGCCCGTCAGCACAATCTGGTGGTGTTCTCCGACGAAATCTACGACAAGATCCTGTACGACGACGCCGTGCATATCTGCTCCGCCTCGCTGGCTCCAGACCTGCTGTGCCTGACCTTCAACGGTCTGTCGAAGTCTTATCGCGTGGCCGGTTTCCGTTCCGGCTGGGTCGCCATCTCCGGCCCGAAGCACCACGCTCAGAGCTACATCGAAGGCATCGACATACTGGCCAACATGCGCCTGTGTGCCAACGTGCCGAGCCAGCATGCGATTCAGACAGCACTCGGCGGCTACCAGAGCATCAATGACCTGGTATTGCCCCAAGGGCGCCTGCTGGAACAGCGCAATCGCACCTGGGAGCTGCTCAACGACATTCCGGGCGTAAGCTGCGTCAAGCCGATGGGCGCGCTGTATGCATTCCCGCGGATCGACCCGAAAGTCTGCCCGATCCACAACGACGAGAAATTCGTGCTCGACCTGCTGCTCTCGGAGAAGCTGCTGGTGGTACAAGGCACGGCCTTCAACTGGCCATGGCCGGACCACTTCCGCGTGGTCACCCTGCCACGGGTCGACGACCTGGATCAGGCCATCGGCCGAATCGGCAACTTCCTCAAATCCTACCGCCAGTAA
- a CDS encoding transporter substrate-binding domain-containing protein has translation MPSRLKDYLRLTVAALYLSTPVLAAQTASQNYTLLSRSTTGHMEVQLDTSQRQWVKDKRELVLGTSGPDYPPFDLTLSGHDYEGFTADYAGILGKVTGLPVKVQRFASRGAAIEALEKGQVDLLGTANGYEADNADIALSTPYAVDQPVLVTREGETRSLTDGLAGLRLSMVYHYLPLDEVRALYPKAIITSYPSYQNAINAVAFDQADVFLGDTISTHYMINKGYLNNIRMANFGKHEAHGFSFAVQKGNPDLLGIINAVLKAIPTSERENIAKRWSAGSDILLTDQKLQLTHHEERWLAQHPVVRVVVNEAFAPLTFFDGDGNFRGVTADLLELIRLRTGLRFEIQRSRSDDEMVEQIANQQADLIAALLPSAQRETLLNFSRPYLENSFVLLTRKAADSPTNLNQLQDKRLAIAQGNPLVDYLRSEFPRINLVETPDTFSAVELLAEGKAEGAVNSLVIANYFISSRIFEQTLQITTTIGTQQAAFSLATGRDAKELNAILDKALLSIAPEELGIINNRWRGYSAASQSTWRNYHRVFYQIVTGAGVLLLISVAWNAYMRRQIKQRQAAKERADEANRAKSTFLATMSHEIRTPMNAIIGMLELTLKRIDHDHADRPAIDVAYHSAKDLLELIGDILDIARIESGRLSLSPERVNLAETAASVVRIFDGLARQKNLGLHLAFNPAKPTTDVLLDPMRFKQVLSNLVSNAIKFTQQGQVRISLELQPTDEPDHVQLQLLVEDSGAGISEQDQQRLFEPFVQADNSGQLPRGGAGLGLVISRNLCEMMGGNLQLSSQPGVGTQVRVSLNLATLPPVQIPEIAEPQIHQSAAPLNVLVVDDHPANRLLMCQQLEFLGHRFSVAADGETGLEAWKNQPFDLVIADCNMPIMNGYEMARAIRQHEQRLQRPPCTVLGFTANAQPEERQRCKQAGMDDCLFKPLSLTALSQWIERIAPKVRDPAFSLEGLHLLTGGNPTLNRRLLTELLNSNHLDHQTLLTLSRSNDRQSLLDIAHKIKGAARIVQASRLIDSCEALEKACNNRLHHDQVADCSKSMERAMLELDHALQQQLARHDKKQNDGALTMLEG, from the coding sequence ATGCCCAGTCGTTTGAAGGATTATCTAAGACTCACGGTCGCGGCTTTATACCTGAGTACCCCGGTGCTCGCGGCGCAGACAGCCAGCCAAAACTACACCCTGCTCAGTCGCTCAACGACCGGGCACATGGAAGTTCAACTGGATACCTCACAACGACAATGGGTCAAAGACAAACGTGAATTGGTCCTGGGCACGTCAGGTCCGGATTATCCGCCTTTCGACCTGACCCTCAGCGGCCACGACTACGAAGGCTTCACCGCCGACTACGCCGGCATCCTCGGCAAAGTTACGGGGTTGCCCGTCAAGGTTCAGCGCTTCGCGTCCCGAGGGGCGGCGATCGAGGCGCTGGAAAAGGGTCAGGTCGACTTGCTCGGCACCGCCAATGGGTATGAGGCCGACAATGCCGACATTGCCCTGTCCACACCTTACGCCGTGGATCAACCGGTGCTGGTGACACGGGAAGGAGAAACCAGGTCTCTGACCGATGGTCTTGCCGGCCTGCGGCTTAGCATGGTGTATCACTATCTGCCCCTGGACGAAGTCAGGGCGCTGTATCCGAAGGCAATCATCACCTCCTACCCGTCCTACCAGAATGCAATCAACGCGGTTGCCTTCGACCAGGCCGATGTTTTTCTCGGTGACACCATTTCAACTCATTACATGATCAACAAGGGGTATCTGAACAACATCCGCATGGCCAACTTCGGTAAACACGAAGCCCATGGTTTCAGCTTTGCCGTACAGAAGGGCAACCCGGACCTGCTCGGGATCATCAACGCGGTACTCAAGGCCATCCCCACCAGCGAGCGGGAAAACATCGCCAAACGCTGGAGTGCCGGCAGCGACATTCTTCTCACCGATCAAAAACTGCAACTCACTCACCACGAAGAACGTTGGCTGGCGCAACATCCGGTGGTGCGGGTGGTGGTTAATGAAGCCTTTGCGCCGCTGACGTTTTTTGACGGTGACGGCAACTTTCGGGGTGTCACGGCTGACCTGCTCGAACTGATCAGATTGCGCACCGGTTTGCGCTTCGAGATCCAGCGCAGCCGAAGCGATGACGAGATGGTCGAGCAGATCGCTAACCAGCAGGCCGACCTGATCGCCGCCCTGCTCCCCAGCGCACAGCGTGAAACGCTGTTGAACTTCAGCCGCCCTTACCTGGAAAACTCCTTTGTCCTGCTGACGCGCAAAGCGGCCGACAGCCCGACAAACCTCAACCAGCTGCAGGACAAACGCCTGGCCATTGCTCAGGGCAATCCGCTGGTGGATTACCTGCGCAGCGAGTTTCCGCGGATCAACCTGGTTGAAACTCCAGACACGTTCAGTGCCGTGGAGTTGCTCGCCGAGGGCAAGGCAGAAGGTGCGGTGAACTCATTGGTGATCGCCAATTACTTCATCTCATCGCGGATTTTCGAGCAGACACTTCAGATCACCACCACCATCGGCACCCAACAGGCGGCATTTTCCCTGGCGACCGGGCGCGACGCCAAAGAACTGAATGCCATCCTCGACAAGGCGTTGTTGAGCATTGCACCGGAAGAGCTGGGCATCATCAATAACCGCTGGCGGGGTTATTCGGCGGCTTCGCAAAGTACCTGGCGCAACTATCACCGTGTGTTCTATCAGATCGTTACCGGCGCTGGCGTTCTGCTGCTGATATCCGTTGCCTGGAACGCCTATATGAGACGCCAGATAAAACAGCGGCAGGCGGCGAAAGAACGCGCAGATGAAGCCAACCGGGCTAAAAGCACCTTTCTGGCAACCATGAGCCATGAGATCCGCACGCCGATGAATGCAATCATCGGCATGCTCGAGCTGACACTCAAACGTATCGATCACGACCATGCGGATCGACCGGCCATCGACGTCGCGTATCACTCGGCAAAAGACTTGTTGGAACTGATCGGAGACATTCTCGACATTGCGCGCATCGAATCCGGACGTCTGAGCCTGAGCCCGGAGCGCGTCAATCTGGCTGAAACCGCAGCCTCGGTGGTGCGGATCTTCGACGGACTGGCCCGGCAAAAAAATCTCGGGCTGCACCTGGCATTCAACCCTGCCAAACCGACGACCGATGTGCTGTTGGACCCGATGCGTTTCAAGCAGGTGCTGTCCAACCTGGTCAGCAATGCAATCAAGTTTACGCAACAGGGTCAGGTCAGGATCAGCCTCGAGTTGCAACCGACCGACGAGCCCGACCACGTGCAACTGCAATTGCTGGTTGAGGACAGTGGCGCCGGAATCAGCGAGCAGGATCAGCAGCGACTGTTCGAGCCTTTCGTCCAGGCCGATAACTCCGGCCAGTTACCCAGGGGCGGGGCGGGGTTGGGCCTGGTGATCAGCCGCAATCTGTGCGAAATGATGGGTGGCAACCTGCAATTGAGTAGTCAGCCAGGGGTCGGCACTCAGGTTCGGGTTTCGCTGAACCTGGCGACCCTGCCGCCTGTACAGATACCGGAAATTGCCGAGCCACAGATTCACCAGAGCGCAGCGCCCTTGAACGTTCTGGTGGTCGACGATCACCCGGCCAATCGCTTGCTCATGTGCCAGCAACTGGAGTTTCTGGGGCATCGGTTCAGCGTCGCAGCCGATGGCGAGACGGGGTTGGAGGCATGGAAGAATCAACCATTCGACCTGGTGATTGCCGATTGCAACATGCCGATCATGAATGGATATGAGATGGCTCGTGCCATTCGCCAACATGAACAGCGTCTGCAGCGCCCGCCCTGTACCGTTCTGGGTTTCACCGCCAATGCGCAGCCGGAGGAAAGACAACGCTGCAAGCAAGCCGGGATGGACGATTGCCTGTTCAAACCCCTGAGCCTGACAGCCTTGAGCCAATGGATCGAACGCATCGCGCCGAAGGTTCGTGACCCGGCGTTCAGTCTGGAGGGGCTGCACCTGTTGACCGGTGGCAACCCGACGCTGAACCGGCGATTGTTGACCGAGCTGCTCAATAGCAACCACCTGGATCACCAAACGCTGCTGACGTTGTCCCGGTCAAACGACCGGCAGTCACTCCTCGACATCGCCCACAAAATCAAGGGTGCAGCGCGAATCGTCCAGGCCTCCCGACTGATCGACAGTTGCGAGGCACTCGAAAAGGCCTGCAACAACAGGCTCCACCACGACCAAGTGGCCGATTGCAGCAAGTCCATGGAGCGCGCCATGCTCGAACTGGATCACGCGTTGCAACAACAGCTCGCACGCCACGACAAAAAGCAGAATGACGGAGCGTTAACTATGCTGGAAGGCTGA
- a CDS encoding response regulator gives MDIKFSQRLSYKQAKLTVLVGFILGTLLSLVQIGIDYASEDASINREILSLLEISHNPASRIAYNIDAELAQELTLGLLRSPAIIGATLTDNNNTVLANVKRPGLKNNYRVLSDFLFGANRQFEDRLYLDHLPDESLGTLHLEVDTYTFGSRFLRRAEVTLLNGFARSLILTGILLALFYVMLTKPLVRVIRELSGRDPRSAESTWLEYPAGHENDEIGVLVKVANQQFDNIATEIQQRRNAENRLTDYLSQLENIVSARTAELKAINSRLSQSNEELEVARRTALDMAEARSVFLANMSHEIRTPLNGLLGMIALSLDGPLNAEQQQQLSIAHDSGKVLVELLNDILDLSKFDAGQLELEHIPFDLGSLIEDTANLLSQNAAPSVELTCLIDPQFPALVLGDPTRVRQIVSNLLSNALKFTRFGRVDVRLSTFEDGVRIEVCDTGIGIAQDAQVKIFQPFTQAGAGITRQFGGTGLGLALTYNLCEAMQGRLTISSEAGFGSQFCADLPLPCHTRAVSPTRLQGNIVAITAASSGLAELLNSLLPEWGLDYQQRSIDDRLIGLEPDVLITDCPECLFGLRPTLTAPILLVTAYGSFLPSEQASALAPLQQQARPLARNALYQTLRRILQPELNTINGARVEVLSPQRRGRILLVEDNPVNQLVAKGMLGKLGCEVSVAAHGAEALDQLEQSEFDLVLMDCNMPVMDGYEASRQIRRSGRWPQLPIVALTANAMSEERERCRAAGMSDYLAKPFRREELAALLDLWIPTTSAL, from the coding sequence ATGGATATCAAGTTCAGCCAGCGGCTGTCGTACAAGCAAGCCAAGCTTACGGTGCTGGTCGGTTTCATTCTGGGCACGCTGCTCAGCCTTGTGCAAATAGGCATCGATTATGCCAGCGAAGACGCCTCCATCAACCGCGAAATACTGTCTTTGCTGGAAATCAGCCACAACCCCGCGTCCCGCATCGCGTACAACATAGACGCCGAACTCGCCCAGGAGCTGACCCTGGGCCTGTTGCGCTCCCCGGCGATCATCGGCGCGACATTGACCGACAACAACAATACCGTGCTGGCCAACGTCAAACGCCCGGGTCTGAAAAACAATTACCGGGTGCTCAGCGACTTCCTGTTCGGCGCCAACCGACAGTTCGAAGACCGCCTCTACCTCGACCACTTGCCGGACGAGTCCCTCGGGACCTTGCACCTGGAAGTCGATACCTACACCTTCGGCAGTCGCTTCCTGCGCCGGGCCGAAGTGACCCTGCTCAACGGCTTCGCACGCAGCCTGATCCTCACGGGCATTCTGCTGGCGCTGTTTTACGTGATGCTGACCAAACCGCTGGTGCGGGTCATCCGCGAACTCAGTGGTCGTGATCCGCGCAGCGCGGAGTCGACCTGGCTGGAGTATCCGGCGGGACATGAAAATGATGAAATCGGAGTCTTGGTCAAGGTCGCCAATCAGCAGTTCGATAACATTGCCACCGAGATCCAGCAGCGGCGCAATGCCGAAAACCGTCTGACCGACTACCTCTCACAACTGGAAAATATCGTCTCGGCCCGTACTGCGGAACTCAAGGCGATCAACTCCCGACTCAGCCAATCCAACGAGGAGCTGGAAGTCGCCCGCAGGACTGCCCTGGACATGGCCGAGGCACGCTCGGTGTTCCTGGCCAACATGAGCCATGAAATCCGCACGCCCCTCAATGGCCTGCTGGGGATGATCGCACTCTCGCTGGACGGCCCGCTCAACGCCGAACAGCAGCAACAGCTGTCCATCGCCCATGACTCGGGCAAAGTGCTGGTGGAACTGCTCAACGATATTCTCGACCTGTCGAAGTTCGATGCCGGCCAGCTCGAACTCGAACACATTCCATTCGATCTCGGCTCGCTGATCGAAGACACCGCCAACCTGCTGTCCCAGAACGCCGCGCCAAGCGTCGAGCTGACGTGTCTGATCGATCCACAATTTCCCGCGCTGGTGCTCGGTGATCCGACCCGAGTCCGGCAGATCGTCAGCAACCTGCTGTCCAACGCCCTCAAGTTCACCCGCTTCGGGCGTGTCGATGTGCGTCTTTCAACGTTCGAAGACGGCGTGCGGATCGAAGTCTGCGACACTGGCATCGGCATCGCCCAGGACGCGCAGGTCAAAATCTTCCAGCCTTTCACTCAGGCAGGTGCCGGCATTACCCGACAATTCGGCGGTACCGGGCTGGGCCTGGCGTTGACGTATAACCTCTGCGAAGCCATGCAGGGGCGTCTGACGATCAGCTCGGAAGCGGGCTTCGGCAGTCAGTTCTGCGCCGACCTGCCGCTGCCCTGCCACACTCGCGCCGTTTCACCGACACGGCTGCAGGGCAACATCGTCGCGATCACCGCCGCCAGCAGTGGTCTGGCGGAACTGTTGAACAGTCTGCTGCCCGAGTGGGGGCTGGACTATCAGCAGCGTTCCATCGATGACCGATTGATCGGCCTGGAACCGGATGTGTTGATCACCGACTGCCCTGAATGCCTGTTTGGCCTGCGCCCTACTTTAACCGCGCCGATTCTGCTGGTGACCGCTTACGGCAGTTTCCTGCCCAGCGAGCAAGCCAGCGCCCTGGCACCTTTGCAGCAACAGGCGCGACCGTTGGCGCGCAATGCGCTTTACCAGACATTACGGCGGATCCTGCAACCGGAACTCAACACGATCAACGGTGCCCGCGTTGAAGTGCTCTCACCCCAGCGACGCGGGCGCATCCTGCTGGTGGAGGACAATCCGGTCAATCAATTGGTGGCCAAGGGAATGCTCGGCAAACTCGGGTGCGAGGTGAGCGTCGCCGCCCATGGCGCCGAAGCTCTGGATCAGCTCGAACAAAGCGAATTCGATCTGGTGCTGATGGACTGCAACATGCCGGTGATGGATGGCTATGAAGCCAGCCGGCAGATCCGTCGCAGCGGGCGCTGGCCACAGCTGCCCATCGTCGCCCTGACCGCCAACGCCATGTCCGAAGAACGCGAACGCTGTCGTGCGGCGGGCATGAGCGACTACCTGGCCAAACCCTTCCGCCGGGAAGAGCTGGCAGCCCTGCTCGACTTGTGGATACCCACTACGTCAGCGCTTTGA
- a CDS encoding glutathione peroxidase: MSDNLLSIPCTTIKGEQKTLADFAGKAVLVVNTASKCGFTPQYKGLEELWQSYKDQGLVVLGFPCNQFGQQEPGNEGAISEFCELNYGVSFPLFKKIEVNGAGAHPLFVQLKKRAPGVLGSQGIKWNFTKFLIGKDGQLVKRFAPATKPQALRREIEALLK, from the coding sequence ATGAGCGACAACCTGCTGAGCATCCCTTGCACCACCATCAAGGGCGAGCAAAAGACCCTGGCCGATTTCGCCGGTAAAGCGGTGCTGGTGGTCAACACCGCCAGCAAATGCGGTTTCACCCCGCAGTACAAAGGCCTCGAAGAGCTCTGGCAGAGCTACAAGGATCAAGGTTTGGTGGTGCTCGGGTTTCCCTGCAATCAGTTCGGCCAGCAGGAGCCGGGCAACGAAGGGGCGATTTCCGAGTTCTGCGAGCTGAATTACGGGGTGAGTTTCCCGCTGTTCAAGAAGATTGAAGTCAACGGTGCCGGCGCTCATCCATTGTTCGTGCAGTTGAAAAAGCGCGCGCCGGGGGTGCTCGGGTCTCAGGGCATCAAGTGGAACTTCACCAAGTTCCTGATCGGCAAGGACGGTCAGTTGGTCAAGCGCTTTGCTCCGGCCACCAAGCCGCAAGCCCTGCGCCGCGAGATCGAAGCCCTGCTCAAATGA
- the htpX gene encoding protease HtpX: MMRILLFLATNLAVVLIASITLSLFGFNGFMAANGVDLNLNQLLIFCAVFGFAGSLFSLFISKWMAKMSTSTQIISQPRTRHEQWLLQTVEQLSREAGIKMPEVGIFPAYEANAFATGWNKNDALVAVSQGLLERFSPDEVKAVLAHEIGHVANGDMVTLALIQGVVNTFVMFFARIIGNFVDKVIFKNEEGQGIAYYVATIFAELVLGILASAIVMWFSRKREFRADDAGARLAGTSAMIGALQRLRAEQGLPVHMPDTLNAFGINGGLKQGFARMFMSHPPLEERIDALRRRG; the protein is encoded by the coding sequence ATGATGCGCATATTGCTGTTCTTGGCCACTAACCTGGCGGTCGTGCTGATTGCCAGCATCACCCTGAGCCTTTTCGGCTTCAACGGGTTCATGGCGGCCAACGGGGTTGATCTCAACCTCAATCAGCTGCTGATTTTCTGTGCGGTCTTTGGTTTCGCCGGTTCCCTGTTCTCGCTGTTCATCTCCAAGTGGATGGCGAAGATGAGCACCAGCACCCAGATCATCAGCCAGCCGCGCACCCGGCACGAGCAATGGCTGCTGCAAACCGTCGAGCAACTGTCCCGCGAAGCCGGGATCAAGATGCCCGAAGTCGGGATTTTCCCGGCCTATGAAGCCAACGCCTTCGCCACCGGCTGGAACAAGAACGACGCATTGGTCGCGGTCAGCCAGGGCTTGCTCGAACGCTTCTCACCGGATGAAGTGAAAGCCGTTCTGGCCCACGAAATCGGGCACGTGGCCAACGGCGACATGGTTACCCTGGCGTTGATCCAGGGCGTGGTGAACACCTTCGTGATGTTCTTCGCCCGGATCATCGGCAACTTTGTCGACAAGGTGATTTTCAAGAACGAAGAAGGCCAGGGCATTGCCTACTACGTGGCAACGATCTTCGCCGAACTGGTCCTGGGCATTCTGGCCAGCGCCATCGTCATGTGGTTCTCGCGCAAACGAGAATTCCGTGCCGACGATGCCGGTGCACGCCTGGCCGGTACCAGCGCAATGATCGGTGCCCTGCAGCGTCTGCGCGCAGAACAAGGGCTGCCGGTGCACATGCCGGACACCCTGAACGCCTTCGGCATCAACGGTGGTCTCAAACAAGGGTTCGCCCGCATGTTCATGAGCCACCCGCCGCTGGAAGAACGCATCGACGCATTGCGTCGCCGGGGCTGA
- a CDS encoding MarR family winged helix-turn-helix transcriptional regulator, with product MNTLSVDSLKLDSQLCFKLYAASRAVIRAYKPMLDQLGLTYPQYLAMLVLWEWQEAAPEQPTVKALGERLALDSGTLTPLLKRLEQLQLVQRQRSARDEREVHLSLSPTGKALRDQVGPLKARLLCDSGIDLDRLNELRDGLDHLLGQIKALT from the coding sequence ATGAACACGTTGTCAGTCGATTCGCTGAAGCTCGACAGTCAGCTCTGCTTCAAGCTGTACGCTGCTTCTCGGGCGGTGATCCGTGCCTACAAGCCGATGCTCGATCAACTGGGCCTGACCTACCCGCAATACCTGGCGATGCTGGTGTTGTGGGAATGGCAGGAGGCGGCGCCGGAGCAGCCGACGGTCAAGGCGTTGGGTGAGCGACTGGCGCTGGATTCCGGGACCCTCACGCCGCTACTCAAGCGTCTTGAGCAACTGCAACTGGTGCAGCGTCAGCGTTCGGCGCGTGACGAGCGCGAGGTGCACTTGAGCCTGTCACCCACCGGCAAGGCTTTGCGCGATCAGGTCGGGCCGCTCAAGGCTCGCCTGTTGTGTGATAGCGGTATCGATCTGGATCGCTTGAATGAGCTGCGCGATGGTCTCGATCACCTGTTGGGGCAAATCAAAGCGCTGACGTAG
- a CDS encoding ATP-binding protein, whose protein sequence is MDSRLNAFLERADAVLARIEPLLPAPRQTLDWTHCLAARWQREGRNGFLLPLHVSLDMRLSDLIGVDRQLEQLGRNTQQFLDGMPANHALLWGSRGTGKSSLVRALLAEHAKNGLRLIEIERDHLADLPRVVEQIAKLPQRFVLFCDDLSFESGEGDYRVLKSVLDGSLEQAPDNVLLYATSNRRHLVPEKESDNENWKRVDGELHPNEAVEDKIALSDRFGLWLSFYPFTQEHFLNVVEHWIGQLANKAGLKWQRDEELDILAVRWATGRGNRNGRCAYQFARYWVGLKLLEQKA, encoded by the coding sequence GTGGATTCCCGATTGAATGCTTTTCTTGAACGCGCCGATGCCGTTCTGGCCCGTATCGAACCGCTGCTGCCGGCGCCTCGGCAAACGCTCGACTGGACACATTGCCTGGCCGCACGCTGGCAACGCGAGGGTCGCAATGGTTTTCTGTTGCCGCTGCACGTCAGCCTCGACATGCGCCTGTCCGACCTGATCGGCGTTGACCGTCAACTTGAGCAATTGGGCCGCAATACTCAACAGTTCCTCGACGGCATGCCCGCCAACCACGCCTTGCTCTGGGGCTCGCGGGGCACCGGTAAATCGTCGTTGGTGCGCGCCTTGCTGGCCGAACACGCCAAGAACGGCCTGCGGCTGATCGAGATCGAGCGCGACCACCTGGCGGACTTGCCGCGGGTAGTCGAGCAGATTGCCAAGCTGCCTCAACGGTTTGTGCTGTTCTGCGATGACCTGTCGTTCGAATCGGGCGAGGGTGATTATCGCGTGCTCAAGAGCGTACTCGATGGCTCTCTCGAACAGGCGCCAGACAACGTTCTGCTGTACGCCACCTCCAACCGTCGCCATCTGGTGCCGGAAAAGGAAAGCGATAACGAAAACTGGAAAAGGGTCGATGGCGAGCTCCATCCCAATGAAGCGGTGGAAGACAAGATCGCGCTGTCGGACCGTTTTGGCCTGTGGCTGTCGTTCTATCCGTTTACGCAGGAACATTTCCTCAACGTCGTCGAGCACTGGATCGGCCAATTGGCCAACAAGGCCGGCCTCAAGTGGCAGCGTGACGAAGAGTTGGACATCCTCGCGGTGCGCTGGGCCACAGGCCGGGGTAATCGCAACGGACGTTGCGCGTATCAATTTGCCCGCTATTGGGTCGGGCTGAAGCTGTTGGAGCAAAAGGCATGA
- the msrB gene encoding peptide-methionine (R)-S-oxide reductase MsrB, whose protein sequence is MEKLEKTLEEWRAMLDPEQYNVCRLKGTERPFSGKYNATKTDGVYHCICCNAPLFDSKTKFDSGCGWPSFYAPIGDSAMVEIRDISHGMIRTEVVCAKCDAHLGHVFPDGPPPTGLRYCINSVCLDLVPRE, encoded by the coding sequence ATGGAAAAGTTGGAAAAAACCCTGGAAGAATGGCGGGCCATGCTCGATCCGGAGCAATACAACGTTTGTCGCCTCAAGGGCACCGAGCGGCCGTTCTCCGGCAAATACAACGCCACCAAAACCGACGGTGTTTACCACTGCATCTGCTGCAACGCACCGCTGTTCGACTCAAAGACCAAATTCGATTCCGGCTGCGGCTGGCCGAGCTTCTACGCGCCGATCGGCGACAGCGCGATGGTCGAAATCCGTGATATCAGCCACGGAATGATCCGCACCGAAGTGGTCTGCGCCAAATGCGATGCGCACCTTGGGCATGTGTTCCCGGACGGTCCGCCGCCAACCGGTTTGCGTTATTGCATCAACTCGGTGTGCCTGGACCTCGTTCCCCGCGAATAA